A stretch of Bos taurus isolate L1 Dominette 01449 registration number 42190680 breed Hereford chromosome 5, ARS-UCD2.0, whole genome shotgun sequence DNA encodes these proteins:
- the SOCS2 gene encoding suppressor of cytokine signaling 2 isoform X1, with amino-acid sequence MTLRCLESSGNGAEGAQSQWGTAGSAEEPSPEAARLAKALRELSHTGWYWGSMTVNEAKEKLKEAPEGTFLIRDSSHSDYLLTISVKTSAGPTNLRIEYQDGKFRLDSIICVKSKLKQFDSVVHLIDYYVQMCKDKRTGPEAPRNGTVHLYLTKPLYTSAPPLQHLCRLTINKCTSTVWGLPLPTRLKDYLEEYKFQV; translated from the exons ATGACCCTGCGGTGCCTCGAGTCCTCCGGGAATGGCGCGGAAGGGGCGCAGAGCCAGTGGGGGACCGCGGGGTCGGCGGAGGAGCCGTCCCCAGAGGCGGCGCGTCTGGCGAAGGCCCTGCGGGAACTCAGTCACACAG GTTGGTACTGGGGAAGTATGACTGTTAATGAAGCCAAAGAGAAGTTAAAAGAGGCACCAGAAGGAACTTTCTTGATTAGAGATAGTTCGCATTCAGACTACCTACTAACAATATCTGTTAAGACATCAGCTGGACCAACTAATCTTCGCATCGAATACCAAGATGGGAAATTTAGATTGGACTCTATCATATGTGTCAAGTCCAAGCTTAAACAATTTGACAGTGTGGTTCATCTGATCGACTACTATGTTCAGATGTGCAAGGATAAGCGGACAGGCCCAGAAGCCCCCCGGAACGGCACTGTTCACCTTTATCTGACCAAGCCACTCTACACATCAGCACCACCCCTGCAGCATCTCTGTAGACTCACCATTAACAAGTGTACCAGCACCGTCTGGGGACTGCCTTTACCAACAAGACTAAAAGATTATTTGGAAGAATATAAATTCCAGGtataa